The following coding sequences are from one Oncorhynchus clarkii lewisi isolate Uvic-CL-2024 chromosome 20, UVic_Ocla_1.0, whole genome shotgun sequence window:
- the LOC139375742 gene encoding equistatin-like has protein sequence MATLTIILLVSTAFALGDATIRPMTPCERARYAATHGPIGAYIPTCDTAGRYTPKQCSGSTGYCWCVTTTGQKIQGTDTPPGTAINC, from the exons ATGGCGACATTAACCATCATTCTGCTTGTCAGCACAGCTTTTGCTCTGGGAG ATGCTACGATACGACCCATGACCCCCTGTGAGCGTGCTAGATATGCTGCGACACATGGCCCAATTGGAGCCTACATCCCCACGTGCGACACCGCTGGACGATACACCCCTAAGCAATGTTCGGGCTCTACAG GTTACTGTTGGTGTGTGACCACTACTGGACAGAAGATCCAGGGTACGGACACTCCACCAGGCACTGCTATCAACTGCTAG